A region from the Oncorhynchus keta strain PuntledgeMale-10-30-2019 chromosome 5, Oket_V2, whole genome shotgun sequence genome encodes:
- the LOC118384691 gene encoding neuronal pentraxin-1-like, with translation MQHNTHGEMQTIKKAISWKLLILSYLFVEGSCQDFGGGQTQFICTSVPKDMDICAATLQNSMPGEDLKTTVMQLRETVLQQKETIMNQKETIRELTSKLTRCEGQSAPEPGPGGRRKETGTKNTMGDVSRGPSDTLAQLSQTLQSLKQRLENLEQFSRNNNSVQANSLKDLLQSKIDDLEKQVLSRVNSIEDDKPGLRNETEQRGRVESTLTSLHQRITDLEKGQKENRPLDKFQLTFPLRTNYMYAKVKKSLPEMYAFTVCMWLKSNASPGVGTPFSYAVPGQANELVLIEWGNNPMEILINDKVAKLPFIINDGKWHHICVTWTTRDGVWEAFQDGVMRGSGENLAPYHPIKPQGVLILGQEQDTLGGGFDATQAFVGDLANFHIWDRKLSIGEIYNLATCSSKAQIGNVFSWLESSIDIYGGASKWTFEACRQLN, from the exons atgcaacacaacacacacggcGAAATGCAGACCATTAAGAAGGCAATCTCTTGGAAACTTTTGATACTTTCTTACTTATTCGTGGAGGGTTCGTGCCAAGACTTTGGTGGTGGTCAGACTCAATTTATTTGCACGTCGGTGCCCAAGGATATGGACATATGCGCCGCTACCTTACAAAACAGTATGCCTGGAGAGGATTTGAAGACCACTGTGATGCAGCTCCGGGAGACCGTCCTACAGCAGAAGGAGACCATTATGAACCAAAAAGAGACTATCAGAGAACTGACTTCCAAGTTAACTCGCTGTGAGGGCCAGAGTGCGCCCGAGCCCGGACCtgggggaaggagaaaagagaCGGGGACCAAAAATACTATGGGGGATGTATCAAGGGGTCCCTCGGACACTTTGGCGCAACTATCGCAGACTTTACAGTCTCTAAAGCAGCGATTAGAAAATCTCGAG CAATTCAGTAGGAACAACAACTCGGTCCAGGCGAACAGTCTGAAAGACCTGCTACAGAGTAAAATCGACGATTTGGAGAAGCAGGTGTTATCCCGCGTGAACAGTATAGAAGATGACAAGCCTGGGCTGCGGAACGAGACGGAGCAGCGCGGTAGAGTGGAGTCGACTCTCACATCCCTGCACCAGAGAATCACCGACCTCGAGAAAG GTCAGAAAGAAAACAGGCCTCTGGATAAATTCCAGTTGACATTCCCGTTGAGGACCAACTACATGTATGCCAAAGTGAAGAAGAGTCTCCCTGAGATGTACGCATTCACTGTCTGCATGTGGCTCAAATCCAATGCATCCCCAGGGGTGGGCACGCCGTTCTCCTACGCAGTGCCAGGGCAGGCCAACGAGCTGGTGCTGATTGAGTGGGGGAATAATCCTATGGAGATACTCATCAATGACAAG GTAGCTAAATTACCATTCATTATCAACGACGGGAAGTGGCATCACATCTGTGTCACATGGACAACTCGAGATGGAGTATGGGAGGCTTTCCAAGATGGAGTCATGAGGGGCAGTGGAGAAAACCTTGCTCCATACCATCCAATCAAACCACAAGGTGTTCTGATATTGGGACAAGAACAG GATACACTTGGAGGGGGCTTTGATGCTACACAAGCTTTTGTTGGAGACCTGGCGAATTTTCATATCTGGGACCGGAAGTTGTCTATTGGAGAGATATACAACCTGGCAACTTGCAGCAGCAAAGCGCAGATAGGCAACGTGTTTTCGTGGTTGGAGAGCAGCATTGATATTTACGGAGGAGCCTCCAAGTGGACATTTGAGGCTTGTCGTCAACTGAACTGA